From Phycisphaerae bacterium, a single genomic window includes:
- a CDS encoding sigma-70 family RNA polymerase sigma factor — protein MKKQTSKPCDEDIDLMRRASWGDLTAFEALYRKYCHALSSYLAALDGHHSSLDDLIQEVFVRAWHSRQRFRGRSTFKTYLFGIARNVLHEEHRRLCKDRVRRQKFIEHSIQSTDTRASDDLCRDELVLAVQEALKRLTFKQRKAIQLFHIEGKSLREAAVLAGCTIEAFQKRLLHGRRRLLDVFKSLQDAAS, from the coding sequence ATGAAAAAGCAAACATCAAAGCCGTGCGACGAAGACATCGATTTGATGCGTCGGGCATCCTGGGGCGATCTAACAGCCTTCGAGGCGCTCTATCGCAAGTATTGCCACGCCCTCTCCAGCTATTTGGCCGCCCTGGATGGACACCATAGCAGTCTGGACGACCTCATACAGGAAGTCTTCGTAAGAGCCTGGCACAGCCGGCAGAGGTTCCGGGGCAGGTCGACATTCAAAACGTACCTGTTTGGCATTGCCCGAAATGTTCTGCACGAAGAACACAGACGCCTGTGCAAGGATAGGGTTCGGCGTCAGAAGTTCATTGAGCACAGTATCCAATCAACAGACACCAGGGCGTCAGACGACCTTTGCCGAGATGAGCTGGTGCTGGCCGTGCAAGAGGCTCTAAAGAGATTGACTTTTAAGCAGCGAAAAGCCATTCAGCTCTTCCATATCGAAGGCAAGTCATTGAGAGAGGCCGCAGTTTTGGCCGGTTGTACAATAGAGGCCTTCCAAAAGCGTTTGTTGCATGGCCGCCGACGGCTCTTGGATGTCTTCAAGAGCCTGCAGGATGCCGCCTCTTGA
- a CDS encoding glycosyltransferase family 2 protein: protein MNVLVAIPVYNEIKYVERVICATRRYTDHLLVVDDGSTDGTSAVISQLQGLHVMSHLTNLGYGRTLIDIFNYAAAKRYAWVITMDCDLQHEPSCLPVFYTHIQDGLADVYSGSRYADVGANIRAAPSDRMIINRRITSILNRELGLRLTDSFCGFKAYRVGSLKSLSFSESGYGFPLEFIIKAVCMGLTIHEIPVPLIYVDPGRCFGGQLDDPTVRLKHYMEIIERELRQNAGRDARRSACAQE, encoded by the coding sequence ATGAACGTTCTGGTGGCCATACCTGTTTACAACGAAATCAAATACGTGGAACGGGTGATTTGTGCCACGCGCAGGTACACCGATCACCTCCTTGTAGTTGATGATGGGAGTACGGACGGCACATCTGCAGTTATTTCTCAGCTGCAGGGCCTGCACGTCATGTCTCATTTGACCAACCTGGGCTATGGCCGCACTCTCATCGATATCTTCAACTATGCCGCCGCCAAACGGTACGCGTGGGTAATCACCATGGACTGTGACCTCCAACACGAACCGTCGTGCCTGCCTGTCTTCTACACGCATATTCAAGACGGCCTTGCTGATGTGTACAGCGGCTCTAGGTATGCCGATGTCGGAGCAAACATACGAGCAGCGCCCTCAGACCGAATGATCATAAACCGCAGGATCACGTCAATACTGAACAGAGAGCTCGGACTACGCCTTACGGACTCTTTTTGTGGCTTTAAGGCTTACAGAGTGGGCAGTCTGAAGAGTCTTTCGTTTTCGGAGAGCGGCTATGGGTTCCCATTGGAGTTCATCATTAAAGCCGTCTGCATGGGCCTGACTATTCACGAGATACCTGTTCCACTCATCTATGTCGATCCGGGGCGTTGCTTCGGTGGACAGCTTGACGATCCTACGGTGCGATTGAAGCACTATATGGAGATCATCGAAAGGGAACTGAGGCAGAATGCCGGTAGAGACGCTAGAAGATCTGCATGTGCCCAGGAATAG